CACGGCCGCCACCAGGCCCGGCGGCAGGCCGAGCTCGCGCAGCGGCGTACCGACGACGCCGTCGCCGGGGAGGTCCAGCAGGCGGCGGGCCTCGTCGTTGACGAGGGAGACCCGGCCCCGGCCGTCGACGAGGAGCAGGCCCTCGCGCACGGCACCGAGGACGGCGGCGTAGTACTCGTACATCCGGGTCATCTCCCGCTCGCCCATGCCGTGGGTCTGGCGGCGCAGTCGCCGGGCGACCAGACCGGCGCCGACCAGGCCGACGCCGAGCACGGCGGCAGCAGTGAGCCCGATCCACACGAGGTCTCCCCGGACGGACTGGGAGATCCGGTCGATGCTCACACCGACCGCGACGAGCGCGACCACCTCGCTGTTGTCGCCCGCGGCGCCCCGGTCGAACACGGGCACGACGGCCCGGACGGAGGGGCCGAGCGTGCCGACGTACTCCTGCACGAAGACCCGCCCCTCCGGCGCGCCACCGACGTCGCCGACGAAGCGACGGCCCACCTCGGCGGGGTTGGGGTGCGTGAAGCGGACCCGGTCGAGGCCCATGATCGTCACGAAGTCGACGTCCGCGTCGTCCTGCACCTCCGAGGTCCACTGCTGCAGGGCGGCATTGGGGTCGTCGCCCACCACCGCGGCGGCCACGGCGGGGGAGTCGGCCAGTGCCTCGGCCACCGCGAGCGCCCGGTTCTCCGCGTTCTCCCGGCTGTCGGACCGGGCGTCGACGACGGCGAGCCCGACCGCGGCCGCGACCAGCACGAGCATGGCGACGACCTGGAGCGCCAGCACCTGGCCGGCGACCGATAGCTCGCGCCCCGAGCCGTCGTGCCGTCGCCGCGTCATGCGGCGCATTGTGCCCCACCACCGGACGTCGGGAGGTGTCCGGATGTGGTCGCGAACACAACGACCACAACGGTGACCGCGGTCACGAACGCGACGAGGGTGTGACCCACGTCCCCCTCACGCAGCGGGCCCAGACAGGAGTTCCACCATGAGCAGCAGCACCTCGGCGGCGCCGGCGCAGAAGCGCAAGAGCAACGCCCGCACCCACTACCTCTACATCGCGGTCATCGTGGCCGTGGCGCTCGGCATCCTGGTCGGCGCCGTGGTGCCCGACTTCGCCGTCGAGCTCGAGCCGATCGGCAAGGCGTTCGTCGCCCTCATCAAGATGATGATCCAGCCGATCATCTTCTGCACGATCGTCCTCGGCGTCGGCTCCATCCGCAGTGCTGCGAAGGTCGGCAAGGTCGGCGGCCTGGCCCTCGGCTACTTCATCGGCATGAGCACCTTCGCCCTGGCCATCGGCATGGCCGTCGGCAACTTCCTGCACCCGGGTGAGGGCCTCGTCGTCAACGACCAGGTCGCCGCGTCCGGTGCGGAGATCGCCAGCAACGCCTCGCACGGCAGCACGATGGAGTTCCTCGTCGGCATCATCCCGACGTCGCTCGTCTCGGCGCTGACCTCGGGCGAGGTGCTCCAGACGCTGTTCGTCGCGCTCCTCGTGGGCTTCGCGCTGCAGGCCATGGGCAAGGCGGGCGAGCCCATCATCAAGGGCGTCGGCCACATCCAGCGCCTGGTCTTCCGCATCCTCGCGATGATCATGTGGGCCGCCCCCGTCGGCGCGTTCGCCGCGATCGCCGCGGTCGTCGGCGCCACCGGCCTCGGTGCGCTCAAGTCGCTCGCGGTGCTGATGATCGGCTTCTACATCACCTGCGCGCTCTTCGTCTTCGTCGTGCTCGGCACGCTGCTCAAGGTCGCCGCCGGCATCAACATCTTCGCGCTGCTCAAGTACCTCGGCCGCGAGTTCCTCCTCATCGTCTCGACGTCGTCCTCCGAGTCGGCCCTGCCGCGCCTCATCGCCAAGATGGAGCACGCCGGCGTCGACAAGTCCACGGTCGGCGTGGTGGTCCCGACGGGCTACTCCTTCAACCTGGACGGCACCGCGATCTACCTGACGATGGCCTCGCTGTTCATCGCCTCCGCGATGGGCGACCCGCTGAGCATCGGCGAGCAGGTCTCGCTCCTCGTCTTCATGATGATCGCCTCCAAGGGTGCGGCGGGCGTCACCGGCGCCGGCATGGCGACCCTGGCCGGAGGCCTCAGCTCGCACCGCCCCGAGCTGGTCGACGGCGTCGGCCTCATCGTCGGCATCGACCGCTTCATGTCCGAGGCCCGCGCCGTCACCAACTTCGCCGGCAACGCCGTCGCCACGGTGCTCATCGGCCACTGGACCGGCGGCCTCGACCGCGAGCAGTACAAGGGCGCGATCTCGGGCGCCATCCCGTTCGACGAGTCGACCATGGTCGACGACCACGGCGCCACGGAGCCGGCCGACTCGCCCGACGACGAGGCCGCCCGCCTCGCCCAGGAGAAGGTGCTCAGCCGCGCCTGACCCCTCCTCTCCCCACGGGGACAGGCCCACGGGGCCCGGGACCGACACGATCGGTCCCGGGCCCCTTACGGTTTCCTGCATGACCGCGCCCACCGCTCCCGCTGCGGACCGGTCGGGCCGGTCGGGCCGGTCGGGCCGGTCGGGCCGGTCGGGCCGTGCGCGTCTCGTCCGGGCGCGGCACCTGCTGTGGCGCCTCGTGGTGACGACGGTGGGCGCCTGCCTGCGCAACCGGGTGACGGGCCTGGCGGCGGAGGCGGCGTTCTTCGCGATCCTGTCGGTGCCGCCCCTGGTCTTCGCGCTCGCCGGGGCGATCGGCTACGTCTCCGAGCACTTCTCCCAGGCGGAGGTCGAGGAGGTGCGTTCCTTCGTCATCGAGCTCTCGTCGCGGGCGCTGACGGACGCCGCCGTCGACCGGATCGTCGTGCCGACCATCGACGAGGTGCTCGAGGGCGGGCGCTTCGACGTCATCTCCATCGGCTTCGTGCTCGCCCTGTGGTCGGGGTCCCGGGCGCTCAACGTGTTCGTCGACACCATCACGATCATGCACGGCCTCGGCGGCAAGCGGGGGATCGTCGCGACGCGCGCCCTCTCGTTCGGGCTCTACCTGCTGGGCCTCGTCATCGGTGCGGTCACGCTGCCCCTCGTGGTGGCCGGTCCGACCCTCCTGGCCCGCCTCGCCCCGCCGCGCCTCGACTTCCTCCTGGGGTTCTACTGGCCGACGGTCCTGCTGCTCGGCATCTGCTTCCTCGCGACGCTCTACCACGTCGCCGTACCGGTGCGGACGAAGTGGACCTTCAACCTGCCCGGGGCCGTGTTCGCGCTCGCCTGCTGGGTCCTGGGCTCCGCCGCCCTGCGGTGGGGGCTCACGGTGACGTCGGCCGAGTCGAGCTCGATCTTCGGTCCGCTGGCCGCCCCCATCTACGTGCTGATCTGGCTCTACCTGCTCGCCATCGCCGTGCTGATCGGCGCCGCGGTGAACGCCGCGTTCGACGAGGTCTTCCCGCAGACGGTGACGGCGACGGCGCGGCGTGAGCTCGCCCGCCTGCTGCGCTCCCGGCGGGCCGCGACGGACGCCGGCGTGGGAGACTGACGCGCGTGTCGAACGTGCACCTTCCCCGGTCCGTGGTCGCCGTCGGAGCGCTCGTGTGCGTGGGTGGCGGCTACCTCCTGGGCGTCGTCGTGACCTCCGAGCCCACCGACCTCGTCCGTGCCGAGGTCGCGTCGTTCGACGCCGGCACCAACGAGCTCTGCCTGCGGGGCGGCGACCTCGCCGACCTCCCCGGCGCCGCGGGCGAGGACGTCCGGGGCGACGGCGACGACGCCGAGCTGTGCGGCTACTGGATGCGTCCCGAGGACGCGGCGACCCCGCGCGCCGGCGACGCCTTCGAGGTGACGGTCCGGCTGACCGACGACCCGCCGAGCGGGGACCGTGGTTCGTCGAACGTGCTCATCTACGGCGACCTGGTCGACTAGATTTCCCCCGTGCCCGACCGCCCCTCCCACGATTCCGCGGCCGCTGGTCGGGTCGCCCTCCCCGACCGGCAGCGCTCGCCGTGGTTCGAGCTGCTCAAGCGCCTGGGCGCCGCCGTCGGCATCCTCGTCGGCACCGTGCTGCTGGTGTACGTCGACCGCGAGGGCTACACCGACAACAACGACCCCACGCGGGCCGTCGACCTGGTCGACGCGCTCTACTACACGACGGTCACGCTGAGCACGACTGGGTACGGGGACATCGCCCCGGTCAGCACGCAGGCGCGGCTCGTCAACGCGTTCGTCATCACGCCCGCACGCGTCGGGTTCCTGGTGCTGCTCATCGGCACCACCCTGGAGGTCCTCGCCTCCCAGGGTCGCGAGATGTTCCGGGTCAACAGGTGGAGGAAGCGCATGGCCGAGCACGTCGTCGTCATCGGCTACGGCACGAAGGGCCGACGCGCCGTCGACACCCTGGTGCAGAACGGCTGGGACCGCGACGCCGTGGTGGTCGTCGACCCCCGCCAGACCGCGATGGACGACGCCCACGCCGACGGGTTGGCGATCGTGATCGGTGACGCCACCCGCCGCGACGTGCTCCGCCGGGCCCGGGTGGCGGAGGCCACCCAGGTCGTCATCACCACGGACCGCGACGACACCAACGTGCTCGCCACGCTCACGGTGCGCCAGCTCAACCCGGAGGCCTCCATCGTCACGGCCGTCCGCGAGCAGGAGAACGTGCCGCTGATGCGCCAGAGCGGCGCCGACTCCGTCATCACCTCGTCCGACGCCGTCGGTCGCCTCCTCGGCCTGTCGTCGCTGTCGCCGGCGCTGGGCTCCGTCATGGAGGACCTGCTCACGTACGGCGAGGGGCTGGAGGTCGCGGAGCGGGACCTGCTCGTGACGGAGGTCGGCAAGGCGCCCCAGTCGCTGCCCGACCAGGTGATCGCGGTCGTCCGGGACGAGCGCGTCTACCGCTACTTCGACCCGGTCGTCACCCAGCTGGCGCGCGGCGACCACCTCATCGTCGTCCGTCCTGCCCAGGAGCTGGCGTGGGCACCACGCCCCGGCACCCACGGCGAGGCGTCGGCGTCGGCGGAGGACTGAGCCCGTGGTGACCAGCGAGCAGGTCGCTCGTCCGCTCGTGCGTCCGCCCGACCACCTGGGCGTCCGGTGGCTGCCCCTGTGGGCCGTCCTGGTGGCGGGCCTGACGGTGCTCGGCCGGCTCACGGCGACCGACCCGGGCGCACCGTCGCTCGTGGTGCCGTCGGCCGGCGTCGCCGTGCTGTGGCTCCTGTCGCGCGGCGTCTCGATCGCCAGCCTCGACGGGCTGGCCCTCACCGCAGTCCTGCTGGCCGTCGCCGTGCTCTCCGGCCTGTCGTTCGTCGTGGGTCTCGCGCTGCTGCTCGGCGTCGTCATCCAGGTCGCCCTCACCGCCGCGCTGCTCCGCCGCTGGTGCCCGGAGACCTGGGGCGTCGACCGCGGAGGTGAGGCGGTCGCCAGCTCGCGCGACCTGCTCCGCCTCGTCGGTGCCACGGCAGCCGGGGGCCTGCTCGGCGGGCTCGTCGCCGTGGTGGGGCTGCTGGTCGAGGGCGCCGCGCCGGAACCGCTCGACGCCGGGCTGCTGGTGGGCCGTGCCGTGGCCGGCGGCGTCTTCGTGGTGCCGCCCGCGCTCGTCGTCGGTCGTGCCTGGGCCGCCCGGCGCGGGGACCGTGCCGACGGCCGGCCCGTCGACCAGCCCGTCGACCAGGGCGGTCCGGGGGAGCTGGCCGCCCTCGTCGTGGCCTCGGTGGCGCTCTACGGCGTCGCCTTCATCCCCGACTCGATCCCGCTCGCGTTCCCCCTCCTCATCGTCACCGGGTGGGTCGCGCTCCGCTTCTCGACCGCGACCGCGGCGGTGCACGGCGTGCTCGCCGGCATCACGGTCGTCGTGTGCACCCTCCAGGGCAGCGGCCCGTTCGCCGTCACGGACGACCCGCGCACGGGGGCGGTGCTCGCCCAGCTCTACGTGTGCGTCGTCATCGTCGCCGCGCTGACCCTCGGGGTCGGCCGTGACGAGCGACGCCAGCTGCTGCGCGAGGTGCGCCACGCCCAGGCCGACGCTCAGCGCCAGTTCTCCCTGATGCGCACGATGGTCGACACCATGCCGGAGGGCGTCCTCGTCCTGGAGGGC
This Nocardioides alkalitolerans DNA region includes the following protein-coding sequences:
- a CDS encoding NAD-binding protein; protein product: MPDRPSHDSAAAGRVALPDRQRSPWFELLKRLGAAVGILVGTVLLVYVDREGYTDNNDPTRAVDLVDALYYTTVTLSTTGYGDIAPVSTQARLVNAFVITPARVGFLVLLIGTTLEVLASQGREMFRVNRWRKRMAEHVVVIGYGTKGRRAVDTLVQNGWDRDAVVVVDPRQTAMDDAHADGLAIVIGDATRRDVLRRARVAEATQVVITTDRDDTNVLATLTVRQLNPEASIVTAVREQENVPLMRQSGADSVITSSDAVGRLLGLSSLSPALGSVMEDLLTYGEGLEVAERDLLVTEVGKAPQSLPDQVIAVVRDERVYRYFDPVVTQLARGDHLIVVRPAQELAWAPRPGTHGEASASAED
- a CDS encoding YihY/virulence factor BrkB family protein, which encodes MTAPTAPAADRSGRSGRSGRSGRSGRARLVRARHLLWRLVVTTVGACLRNRVTGLAAEAAFFAILSVPPLVFALAGAIGYVSEHFSQAEVEEVRSFVIELSSRALTDAAVDRIVVPTIDEVLEGGRFDVISIGFVLALWSGSRALNVFVDTITIMHGLGGKRGIVATRALSFGLYLLGLVIGAVTLPLVVAGPTLLARLAPPRLDFLLGFYWPTVLLLGICFLATLYHVAVPVRTKWTFNLPGAVFALACWVLGSAALRWGLTVTSAESSSIFGPLAAPIYVLIWLYLLAIAVLIGAAVNAAFDEVFPQTVTATARRELARLLRSRRAATDAGVGD
- a CDS encoding sensor histidine kinase, which encodes MTRRRHDGSGRELSVAGQVLALQVVAMLVLVAAAVGLAVVDARSDSRENAENRALAVAEALADSPAVAAAVVGDDPNAALQQWTSEVQDDADVDFVTIMGLDRVRFTHPNPAEVGRRFVGDVGGAPEGRVFVQEYVGTLGPSVRAVVPVFDRGAAGDNSEVVALVAVGVSIDRISQSVRGDLVWIGLTAAAVLGVGLVGAGLVARRLRRQTHGMGEREMTRMYEYYAAVLGAVREGLLLVDGRGRVSLVNDEARRLLDLPGDGVVGTPLRELGLPPGLVAAVAGGRVASDDLYVTGDKVLVVSSSPARWRDATVGSVVTLRDRTDLQNVTGELDVVRALSESLRAQNHEAANRLHTVVSLVEMGRHEEAVDFATEELQVAQLLTDRVVAATGDPVLAALLLGKTAEAAERGVDLRLEGAVPADLPVPPRDIVTVVGNLVDNALDALAEVPASADRVVRVAFHPGATGAGTLQVVVDDSGPGLSEEEAVHAFERGWSTKASPDAQGPGRGLGLALVAQVARRHGGDVAVGASPLGGASFTVDLAPTGSPARAVAP
- a CDS encoding ATP-binding protein, whose amino-acid sequence is MVTSEQVARPLVRPPDHLGVRWLPLWAVLVAGLTVLGRLTATDPGAPSLVVPSAGVAVLWLLSRGVSIASLDGLALTAVLLAVAVLSGLSFVVGLALLLGVVIQVALTAALLRRWCPETWGVDRGGEAVASSRDLLRLVGATAAGGLLGGLVAVVGLLVEGAAPEPLDAGLLVGRAVAGGVFVVPPALVVGRAWAARRGDRADGRPVDQPVDQGGPGELAALVVASVALYGVAFIPDSIPLAFPLLIVTGWVALRFSTATAAVHGVLAGITVVVCTLQGSGPFAVTDDPRTGAVLAQLYVCVVIVAALTLGVGRDERRQLLREVRHAQADAQRQFSLMRTMVDTMPEGVLVLEGEDRVLLRNPGASLTGEEGSYTLHDLTGRPLPPERMPSTRALRGENVVERILVRLADGSTELLVEVTATPLPRDEDLPPRAVVVVRDVTAEELQRRELAAFAGVVAHDLKNPLATIDGWVALLANEIEDGDPADGALVRQVVDKVQSASGRMQSLIRHLLQHATSRDAELHAVDIDMTAMVQDIVAGREAGGAVRVETLPVVHGDENMLRQLFENLVGNALKYVVPGEPARVVVDGHATEDGAVLLAVTDNGVGIPDDSKDLVFQQFYRAHASAYSGTGLGLAICRRIVDRHQGAIAVRDNPAGRGTRIEVVLPGARDAAAG
- a CDS encoding cation:dicarboxylase symporter family transporter; its protein translation is MSSSTSAAPAQKRKSNARTHYLYIAVIVAVALGILVGAVVPDFAVELEPIGKAFVALIKMMIQPIIFCTIVLGVGSIRSAAKVGKVGGLALGYFIGMSTFALAIGMAVGNFLHPGEGLVVNDQVAASGAEIASNASHGSTMEFLVGIIPTSLVSALTSGEVLQTLFVALLVGFALQAMGKAGEPIIKGVGHIQRLVFRILAMIMWAAPVGAFAAIAAVVGATGLGALKSLAVLMIGFYITCALFVFVVLGTLLKVAAGINIFALLKYLGREFLLIVSTSSSESALPRLIAKMEHAGVDKSTVGVVVPTGYSFNLDGTAIYLTMASLFIASAMGDPLSIGEQVSLLVFMMIASKGAAGVTGAGMATLAGGLSSHRPELVDGVGLIVGIDRFMSEARAVTNFAGNAVATVLIGHWTGGLDREQYKGAISGAIPFDESTMVDDHGATEPADSPDDEAARLAQEKVLSRA